A genomic stretch from Flavobacterium humidisoli includes:
- a CDS encoding endonuclease/exonuclease/phosphatase family protein, translating into MKKIFFILSVLSSGVLFSQSDSHEKNELTFATYNVSMESDNYSPKGAMGKSEQILIYQLNSGHNTQIRNIAQIIQTVRPDVILLNEFDYIKDPELGVKAFIKNYLKVSQGGATPIDYPYYYYSTVNTGQPSPYDLNNDGKLDNFGNDAWGFGMYPGQYGMMLLSKYPIDAAAVRTFQHFKWKDMPGALLTKKPDGSDWYSKKAWKEFPLSSKSHWDVPVQIGNKTVHILVSHPTPPTFDGAEDRNGKRNHDEIRFWKDYISDNSASYIYDDKGIKGGLPPNSQFVILGDQNASPVEGNAIREGIKSLIDNPKINSDFTPASKGGAEYSPENPFGINHTAFWRMRADYVLPSRLGFRVVSSGVFWPAKGESMSELVEKRESSSDHRLVWVKVVLE; encoded by the coding sequence ATGAAGAAAATATTTTTTATCCTTTCCGTGCTTTCTTCCGGAGTTCTTTTTTCGCAGTCTGATTCACATGAAAAAAATGAACTTACATTTGCTACCTACAATGTAAGTATGGAATCTGATAATTATTCTCCCAAAGGCGCAATGGGAAAATCGGAGCAAATATTGATTTATCAACTTAATTCAGGGCATAATACTCAAATCAGAAATATCGCCCAAATTATTCAGACCGTTAGGCCAGATGTTATTCTATTAAACGAGTTTGATTATATTAAAGACCCTGAACTTGGTGTAAAGGCGTTTATTAAAAATTATTTAAAGGTGAGCCAAGGTGGAGCAACACCTATTGATTATCCTTACTACTATTATTCAACAGTGAATACTGGCCAGCCAAGTCCTTACGATTTGAACAATGATGGAAAATTGGATAATTTTGGAAATGACGCATGGGGATTTGGTATGTATCCTGGTCAATATGGAATGATGCTTTTGTCGAAATATCCTATTGATGCTGCGGCTGTTCGTACTTTTCAACATTTTAAATGGAAAGATATGCCGGGAGCATTGCTTACCAAAAAACCAGATGGATCGGATTGGTATAGCAAGAAAGCATGGAAGGAATTTCCTTTATCTTCAAAATCTCACTGGGATGTTCCTGTCCAGATTGGTAATAAAACAGTTCATATCTTAGTAAGTCATCCAACTCCTCCTACTTTTGACGGTGCTGAAGATCGCAATGGGAAAAGAAATCATGATGAAATCCGATTCTGGAAAGACTATATTTCAGACAATTCGGCTTCGTATATATATGATGATAAAGGCATTAAAGGTGGTTTACCTCCGAATTCTCAATTTGTTATATTAGGTGATCAAAATGCTTCGCCAGTTGAAGGAAACGCTATTAGAGAAGGTATAAAGTCTTTAATAGATAATCCGAAAATCAATAGCGATTTCACGCCTGCAAGTAAGGGTGGTGCTGAATATAGTCCTGAAAATCCTTTTGGAATTAACCATACTGCCTTTTGGAGAATGCGCGCTGATTATGTATTGCCGTCCAGACTTGGATTTAGGGTTGTCAGCAGCGGTGTTTTTTGGCCTGCCAAAGGCGAATCAATGTCGGAATTAGTTGAAAAACGGGAATCTAGTTCAGATCATCGTTTGGTTTGGGTAAAGGTAGTTTTGGAATAA
- the fahA gene encoding fumarylacetoacetase: MPITANDTSRKSWLEVPENSDFPIQNIPFGVFLTKENVVTVGTRIGDYAIDLGALQQLNYFEGIELTDDMFMQDTLNDFISDGKKTWRLVRNRIAEIFDETNPQLRDSTKHRDIVIFKIEDVEMQLPVLIGDYTDFYSSREHATNVGKMFRDPDNALLPNWLHIPVGYHGRSSTIVPSGIPVHRPMGQTLPAGHDTPVFGASRLVDFELETAFITTDVNVMGENISTYEAEDYIFGMVLLNDWSARDIQKWEYVPLGPFLAKNFATSISPWIVTMDALEPFRTKGPKQDPTPLPYLQTKGKKAFDIHLEVSLKPENQEEETVISRSNFKYLYWSMSQQLAHHTSNGCRVNSGDMMGSGTISGPTPDSFGSMLELTWGGKNPLKLKDGSERKFIEDNDTVIIRGFCENTEVRIGFGEVSSQLLPPFIKQ, from the coding sequence ATGCCAATAACTGCCAACGATACCAGTAGAAAATCATGGTTAGAAGTGCCAGAAAATAGCGACTTCCCCATTCAGAATATTCCTTTCGGTGTATTTCTTACTAAAGAAAATGTCGTTACCGTAGGAACGAGAATTGGCGATTACGCCATAGATTTAGGGGCTTTACAGCAATTAAACTATTTTGAAGGAATAGAATTAACCGATGATATGTTTATGCAGGATACGCTAAATGATTTTATTTCTGACGGAAAAAAAACATGGCGTTTGGTTCGAAATCGTATCGCAGAGATATTCGACGAGACTAATCCACAATTAAGAGATTCAACAAAACATAGAGATATTGTTATATTTAAAATTGAAGATGTAGAGATGCAACTTCCAGTTTTAATTGGCGATTACACCGACTTTTATTCTAGTAGAGAGCACGCTACAAACGTGGGTAAAATGTTCCGCGATCCAGACAATGCTTTGTTGCCCAACTGGCTTCACATTCCGGTTGGATATCATGGAAGAAGTTCTACCATTGTTCCCTCTGGAATTCCAGTTCACAGACCGATGGGACAAACTTTGCCAGCTGGACACGACACGCCTGTTTTCGGTGCTTCCCGTTTAGTAGACTTTGAATTAGAGACTGCTTTTATTACAACAGATGTAAATGTAATGGGCGAAAATATTTCAACTTATGAAGCTGAAGATTATATTTTCGGAATGGTTTTACTAAATGATTGGAGTGCTCGCGACATTCAAAAATGGGAATATGTGCCGCTTGGGCCATTTTTAGCTAAGAACTTTGCGACTTCTATTTCACCTTGGATTGTGACTATGGATGCTTTGGAACCTTTTAGAACAAAAGGGCCTAAGCAAGATCCAACTCCGCTTCCTTATTTGCAGACCAAAGGGAAAAAAGCTTTTGATATCCATTTGGAAGTTTCCTTAAAACCTGAAAATCAAGAAGAAGAAACTGTAATTTCAAGATCTAACTTCAAATATTTATACTGGTCCATGAGTCAGCAGTTAGCACATCATACTTCTAATGGATGCCGTGTAAACTCTGGAGACATGATGGGTTCTGGAACAATTTCTGGTCCAACTCCTGATAGTTTTGGTTCAATGCTAGAATTAACTTGGGGAGGAAAAAATCCGTTAAAGCTAAAAGACGGAAGCGAACGTAAATTTATTGAAGATAATGACACTGTAATTATTCGTGGATTCTGCGAAAATACGGAAGTAAGAATTGGTTTTGGAGAAGTTTCTAGCCAATTACTACCTCCTTTTATCAAACAATGA